A stretch of the Pelmatolapia mariae isolate MD_Pm_ZW linkage group LG23, Pm_UMD_F_2, whole genome shotgun sequence genome encodes the following:
- the LOC134620259 gene encoding cytochrome b-245 heavy chain, with the protein MGSFVANDGLSVFVILVWLGINAFLFVHFYMAFLVERWYYTRVLLGQALPWARAPAACLNFNCMLILLPVCRNLLSFLRGTIQCCSRTAARQLDRNLTFHKLVAYMIAFHTAVHIIAHLFNFEFFMDAQLNRNTSLLTFVLSEIGNGDNASFLNPIRTNETNPTIVMFTTVAGLTGVAITLALILIITSSMEVIRRSYFEVFWYTHHLFVIFFIGLVFHGYARIVRGQTVASLDTNKPQNCSDKFEDWGKNGSNCAVPEFAGNPPGTWKWVLGPMILYVCERIVRVYRSHQKVVITKVVMHPSKTLELQMKRKGFSMEVGQYVFIQCPSVSRLEWHPFTLTSAPEEDYFSAHIRIVGDWTQALYEACGGDKNEPQEAWKLPKVAIDGPFGTASEDVFRYEVVMLVGAGIGVTPFASILKSVWYKRIQNNQDVFTKKIYFYWLCPETQAFEWFADLLQSLEGQMTEKDMMDFLSYNIYLTRWKEHEAAHFRVHHEAENDPITGLKQKTFYGKPNWDNEFTNLASQHPRSKVGVFLCGPPQLAKSLEKQCLSHSTADVKFIFNKENF; encoded by the exons ATGGGGAGCTTTGTCGCCAACGATGGACTTTCAGTCTTTGTTATT CTGGTATGGCTGGGGATCAACGCCTTCCTGTTTGTCCATTTCTACATGGCCTTCCTGGTAGAGAGGTGGTATTACACCAGAGTCCTGCTCGGG CAAGCTTTGCCCTGGGCCAGAGCTCCTGCTGCCTGCCTGAACTTCAACTGCATGCTCATCCTGCTGCCAGTCTGCAGAAACCTCCTCTCCTTCCTCCGCGGCACCATACAG TGCTGCAGCCGCACAGCAGCTCGCCAACTAGATCGAAACCTAACTTTTCACAAACTGGTGGCTTACATGATTGCCTTCCATACag CTGTGCACATTATTGCacatctgtttaactttgaGTTTTTTATGGACGCCCAGCTCAATCGCAACACCAGCCTTCTGACCTTTGTTCTGTCAGAAATTGGTAATGGGGACAACGCCTCCTTCCTCAACCCCATCAGAACAAATGAGACG AATCCTACCATTGTCATGTTCACCACCGTCGCTGGGCTGACAGGTGTGGCCATCACGTTAGCACTCATCCTCATCATCACTTCATCTATGGAGGTCATCCGCAGGTCATACTTTGAGGTGTTCTGGTACACACATCATCTCTTCGTCATCTTCTTCATCGGACTGGTGTTTCACGGCTATGC TCGTATTGTGCGAGGACAGACGGTGGCCAGCCTGGACACAAATAAACCTCAAAACTGCTCCGACAAGTTTGAAGACTGGGGTAAAAATGGCTCCAACTGTGCTGTGCCAGAATTTGCTGGAAACCCACCTGGG ACATGGAAGTGGGTGTTGGGTCCCATGatcctgtatgtgtgtgagaggatCGTCCGCGTCTACCGATCCCATCAAAAAGTGGTCATTACTAAG GTGGTTATGCACCCTTCCAAGACACTGGAACTGCAGATGAAGAGGAAAGGCTTCAGTATGGAGGTGGGACAGTACGTCTTCATTCAGTGTCCATCTGTCTCCAGGCTAGAGTGGCACCCCTTCACTCTGACCTCAGCCCCTGAGGAGGACTACTTCAGTGCTCACATCCGTATTGTCGGGGACTGGACTCAGGCGCTGTACGAGGCCTGTGGAGGGGACAAAAACGAGCCTCAGGAGGCCTGGAAACTGCCCAA GGTGGCCATAGATGGCCCGTTTGGTACCGCCAGTGAGGACGTGTTTCGTTATGAGGTGGTCATGCTGGTGGGTGCAGGAATTGGAGTGACTCCCTTTGCTTCCATCCTCAAATCTGTGTGGTACAAACGCATCCAGAACAACCAAGATGTCTTTACCAAGAAG ATCTACTTCTACTGGCTCTGTCCGGAGACCCAAGCCTTCGAGTGGTTTGCAGACCTGTTGCAGTCCCTGGAGGGCCAGATGACGGAGAAGGACATGATGGACTTCCTCAGCTACAACATCTACCTCACCCGCTGGAAGGAGCATGAG GCGGCTCATTTCCGTGTTCACCATGAGGCAGAAAACGATCCGATCACCGGACTGAAGCAGAAGACTTTTTACGGGAAACCTAACTGGGACAATGAGTTTACCAATCTTGCTTCGCAGCACCCTCG ATCTAAAGTCGGTGTCTTCCTGTGTGGTCCGCCTCAGCTGGCCAAATCTCTGGAGAAACAGTGTCTGTCTCATTCAACTGCTGATGTCAAGTTCATCTTCAATAAAGAAAATTTCTAG